The following proteins are co-located in the Pomacea canaliculata isolate SZHN2017 linkage group LG10, ASM307304v1, whole genome shotgun sequence genome:
- the LOC112573704 gene encoding uncharacterized protein LOC112573704, with amino-acid sequence MATSRVSLISRSHPVSSLTSSGDTEDEHLTPDMDEMEDNVFSPDVDRDAEEEVDYDDDDMGDEEGAREGGGRGLACELFTLASVPYRLMPPCPRNVVLRSAPAALNQTPMSSPSALTLPISPDMRSLPLDLRRKQQQHGAHFSMVRSESDLGSSGSGLLDERSGVSRHRQPRRVFTNSRERWRQQKVNSAFCQLRRLVPTHPPDKKLSKNEILRLAIRYINLLNTVLDYQCHQAKPTPQAEIHDNGEEHAHEQEDATTTLGLDVTQAQRSRCLRLSDGRGKDDDISALDNLETTQLCSPHVRRVVHPDRVCLHERPRFLHAPETRISPHDGVGQENRPPIRCSHLTIFHNSSMGCMLVREHSSLSACRADHDMVRLTSPSSSRGSFSPDTASLDDLPPSPN; translated from the coding sequence ATGGCGACCTCTCGCGTGAGCCTTATCTCGCGGTCTCATCCCGTGTCGTCACTGACGTCATCGGGAGACACGGAGGACGAGCACCTGACCCCTGACATGGACGAGATGGAGGATAACGTCTTCAGTCCAGACGTCGACAGGGATGCTGAAGAAGAAGTGGattatgacgacgacgacatggGCGACGAAGAGGGCGCACGAGAAGGGGGTGGGAGGGGACTGGCGTGCGAGTTGTTTACCCTTGCCAGCGTTCCCTACAGACTCATGCCGCCATGTCCTCGCAACGTTGTTCTGCGCTCCGCCCCTGCCGCACTCAATCAAACCCCCATGTCTTCACCTTCTGCCCTGACCTTGCCCATTTCCCCGGACATGCGCAGTCTGCCGCTGGATCTGCGACGAAAGCAGCAACAACATGGCGCTCACTTTTCCATGGTTCGAAGTGAAAGCGACCTGGGTAGCTCTGGCTCGGGGCTGCTGGACGAGAGGTCCGGTGTGTCACGTCACCGACAGCCGCGCCGCGTGTTCACCAACAGCCGCGAGCGCTGGCGTCAGCAGAAGGTCAACAGCGCCTTCTGCCAGCTGCGGCGACTGGTTCCAACCCATCCTCCGGACAAGAAGCTGAGCAAGAATGAAATCCTGCGCCTGGCCATCCGCTACATCAACCTTCTCAACACCGTCCTGGACTACCAGTGCCACCAAGCAAAGCCCACACCACAGGCCGAAATCCATGACAACGGCGAGGAGCACGCGCACGAGCAGGAGGATGCGACGACGACTTTGGGTCTCGATGTCACACAGGCGCAACGTTCGCGATGCCTCCGCCTGTCGGACGGCCGTGGGAAGGATGACGACATCAGCGCTCTCGACAACCTGGAGACCACCCAGCTGTGCAGCCCTCACGTGCGGCGCGTTGTCCACCCGGATCGCGTCTGCCTGCACGAGCGGCCGCGCTTTCTGCACGCGCCGGAGACCCGCATCAGTCCGCACGATGGGGTGGGGCAGGAGAACCGGCCTCCCATCCGCTGCTCGCACCTCACCATCTTCCACAACAGCTCCATGGGCTGCATGCTGGTGCGTGAGCACAGCTCACTGTCAGCGTGTCGCGCCGATCACGACATGGTCCGACTGACCTCGCCCTCGTCCTCCAGGGGCAGTTTCTCCCCCGACACTGCCAGTCTCGACGATCTGCCCCCCTCACCCAACTAG